A genomic stretch from Sporocytophaga myxococcoides DSM 11118 includes:
- a CDS encoding glycosyltransferase: MKLSFIIPSFYPATAFGGTIFYSLDLCKALAAKGVEVNVTTTNTNMHSHLEVDSKQAVIFEKGMRVRYYHDTLLNRFSLPLFLNIKKDIEKSDVVHINAIFNSPTPIALYWANRLKKRIILSPHGVMGDWILNQGLPFKRVWLDAFIKPYADKVIWHATAEQEKKEILKHYPNAKVEVVPAGIHVKQYSKAFPISKESFLEKILGQRVVADQIIIGMSRLHKKKGFDILIKAFKKLSEKSNQKLLLLIAGEDEGEKDNLNVLIKSLDLQASVFLLPAMYEDDKVNFLQLGDLFVLPSHNENFGIVIAEALASGTAVITSIHTPWQELVSHKCGDWIPNTESDLIASITKFLDMNKEMLQQNARQYAATYDWEKIGEKMMEVYK, translated from the coding sequence TATGTAAAGCTCTTGCCGCAAAAGGAGTAGAAGTTAATGTGACCACTACAAATACCAATATGCATAGCCATCTGGAGGTAGATTCCAAGCAGGCAGTAATATTTGAGAAAGGAATGCGAGTCAGGTATTATCATGATACTTTGTTAAACAGGTTTTCGCTTCCATTATTTTTGAATATTAAAAAGGATATTGAAAAATCTGATGTTGTCCATATCAATGCAATTTTTAATTCTCCTACTCCTATTGCTTTATATTGGGCAAACCGTTTAAAGAAAAGAATAATCTTATCTCCACATGGAGTTATGGGAGATTGGATACTGAATCAAGGGTTGCCATTTAAAAGAGTTTGGCTAGATGCTTTTATAAAACCTTATGCAGACAAAGTAATCTGGCATGCTACAGCAGAACAGGAAAAGAAAGAGATATTAAAACACTATCCTAATGCTAAAGTTGAAGTAGTCCCAGCAGGGATACACGTCAAGCAGTATTCAAAGGCCTTTCCTATTTCTAAAGAAAGTTTTCTTGAAAAAATCTTGGGCCAAAGGGTCGTTGCAGATCAGATTATTATTGGAATGAGCAGGCTGCATAAGAAAAAAGGGTTTGATATCTTAATCAAGGCATTTAAGAAACTGTCAGAAAAAAGTAATCAAAAATTGTTGTTGTTAATTGCTGGGGAAGATGAAGGTGAAAAAGATAATTTAAATGTACTGATTAAATCTTTAGATCTTCAGGCGAGTGTTTTTCTGCTCCCGGCAATGTATGAAGATGACAAGGTGAATTTTCTGCAATTGGGAGATTTGTTTGTATTACCATCCCATAACGAAAATTTTGGAATTGTTATCGCAGAAGCATTAGCCTCTGGAACTGCTGTGATTACTAGTATTCATACTCCGTGGCAAGAGCTTGTTTCTCATAAATGTGGCGATTGGATCCCTAATACTGAATCTGATTTAATCGCTTCAATCACCAAATTCTTAGATATGAATAAAGAAATGTTGCAACAAAACGCAAGACAGTATGCGGCAACATATGATTGGGAAAAAATTGGAGAAAAGATGATGGAGGTATATAAATGA